In one Bactrocera tryoni isolate S06 chromosome 5, CSIRO_BtryS06_freeze2, whole genome shotgun sequence genomic region, the following are encoded:
- the LOC120778023 gene encoding uncharacterized protein LOC120778023 has protein sequence MSLQMESPLTDSKMDISDATTSQGSAGVSPLGEDDDPDASQSPTHSNHNIHQVLIKDTTVVSNSTMKEVNVDMVNKVTSNLDNRLVRPDALSLELIPQRQNIARTITESHPLMSPTCSENEHSSANSVTMNNDVKRINFPDVVPQYEHVQSPLQASTIIERNALNNTRGIANAPAPAHNKLAYLRAHSPDLLSSESEADVSQYHATVEANFQTVALLPTVGNELHKNTRRIRKSNTNGGNGGDDISSLDSISNHSFDDDEDIEHNLASLSPSSSLIDGLDDDSDDGGVAGCIDDEDDYPEAVTPTPHLQSMALTSNIEGASDQLPQYSAAEERRDSRNWQKITLPDGRTREIDMRVIEPYKRVLSHGGYLQAGGHNAIVIFCACHLPDRSRADYNYVMDNLFLYVVKTLEQLVTEDYVLIYLHGGTSRRNVPPFPWLKKCYQLLDRRLRKSLKNMYLVHPTFWIKSIVWMTRPFVSAKFWRKLVYVKSLDELAKHVIVEKAAIPEKVKQYDARHN, from the exons ATGAG TTTGCAAATGGAGAGTCCATTAACGGACAGCAAAATGGATATATCAGATGCAACAACTTCACAAGGCTCAGCAGGTGTATCGCCACTGGGAGAAGATGATGATCCTGATGCCTCACAATCGCCAACTCACAGCAATCACAATATACACCAAGTACTCATAAAAGATACAACTGTTGTATCGAATAGCACAATGAAGGAGGTGAATGTTGATATGGTAAATAAAGTTACATCGAATCTGGATAACAGATTGGTACGACCAGACGCGTTATCGTTGGAGCTAATACCACAGCGACAAAATATTGCACGTACCATTACCGAGAGTCATCCATTAATGTCGCCCACGTGTTCCGAGAATGAACACAGCTCGGCGAATTCGGTGACGATGAATAATGATGTCAAGCGCATCAATTTCCCCGATGTGGTGCCGCAATACGAACATGTGCAGTCGCCTCTTCAGGCTAGTACAATAATTGAACGAAATGCTTTAAATAATACACGCGGTATTGCTAACGCACCTGCTCCAGCGCACAATAAGCTAGCTTATTTACGTGCCCATAGTCCTGATCTCTTGAGTAGCGAATCTGAAGCAGACGTATCACAGTATCACGCTACAGTTGAGGCCAACTTTCAAACGGTGGCACTCTTACCCACTGTGGGTAATGAATTGCATAAAAATACTCGTCGTATTAGAAAATCCAATACAAATGGTGGTAATGGTGGTGATGACATCTCATCACTGGATTCAATTTCAAATCACAGTTTTGACGATGATGAGGACATTGAACATAATTTGGCTTCATTAAGCCCATCGAGTTCATTAATTGACGGTTTAGATGATGATAGTGACGATGGCGGCGTCGCCGGTTGTATAGATGATGAAGACGATTATCCCGAAGCAGTTACCCCAACACCACATTTGCAATCGATGGCGTTAACGAGCAACATAGAAGGTGCATCCGACCAATTGCCGCAATATTCGGCAGCTGAAGAGAGACGTGACTCAAGAAATTGGCAAAAGATTACATTACCCGATGGTCGTACCAGAGAAATAGATATGCGCGTGATCGAACCATATAAACGTGTGCTCTCACATGGTGGTTACTTGCAGGCTGGCGGCCACAATGCTATTGTCATTTTTTGTGCCTGTCATCTGCCGGATCGTTCGCGTGCTGATTATAACTACGTAATGGATAATCTATTTCTGTATGTGGTTAAAACATTGGAACAATTAGTAACGGAGGACTATGTGCTTATCTACTTGCATGGTGGCACTAGTCGACGCAATGTGCCGCCATTTCCGTGGTTAAAAAA aTGCTATCAGCTTCTAGATCGCCGTTTAAGAAAAAGTCTGAAAAACATGTATTTAGTACATCCAACATTCTGGATTAAATCTATAGTATGGATGACTCGTCCCTTTGTTAG CGCAAAGTTCTGGCGCAAATTGGTGTATGTGAAATCTTTGGATGAACTCGCCAAGCACGTGATTGTGGAGAAAGCTGCCATACCGGAGAAGGTCAAACAGTATGATGCGCGACATAACTAA